Proteins encoded by one window of Arachis ipaensis cultivar K30076 chromosome B04, Araip1.1, whole genome shotgun sequence:
- the LOC107638459 gene encoding F-box/kelch-repeat protein At1g55270 yields the protein MNQLVEHSSNAHSHRGYRVQAPLVDSVSCYCRVDSGLKTVAGARKFVPGSKLCIQPDINPNAHRRKNSRRERTRVQPPLLPGLPDDLAIACLIRVPRVEHRKLRLVCKRWHRLLSGNFFYSLRKSLGMAEEWVYVIKRDRDGRISLHAFDPTYQLWQPLPPVPVEYSEALGFGCAVLSGCHLYLFGGRDPLKGSMRRVIFYNARTNKWHRAPDMLRKRHLFGSCVINNCLYVAGGECEGIQRTLRSAEVYDPNRSRWNFISEMSTAMVPFIGVVHNGTWFLKGLGSRRNVMCEAYSPETDAWTPVSNGMVNGWRNPSISLNGQLYALDCQDGCKLTVYDTATDSWKKFIDSKLHLGSSRALDAAALVSLNGKLCIIRNNMSISLVDVSSPNRQVETNPHLWENIAGEGHIRTLVRNLWSTIAGRGGLKSHIVHCQVLQA from the coding sequence GTTGATTCTGTTTCATGCTACTGTAGAGTAGATTCGGGCCTAAAAACAGTTGCTGGGGCAAGGAAATTTGTTCCGGGATCAAAGCTATGTATCCAACCTGACATAAATCCGAATGCACATAGGAGAAAAAACTCACGGAGAGAGAGGACAAGAGTTCAGCCTCCTCTCCTACCTGGCCTCCCTGACGATCTTGCTATTGCTTGTTTGATTCGAGTACCCCGGGTAGAGCACAGGAAACTGCGTTTGGTTTGCAAAAGATGGCACCGCCTCTTGTCTGGAAACTTCTTTTATTCACTGAGAAAAAGTCTTGGAATGGCCGAAGAGTGGGTTTATGTCATCAAAAGAGATCGTGATGGAAGAATTTCATTGCATGCATTTGATCCCACCTACCAACTGTGGCAACCCCTTCCCCCTGTTCCTGTGGAATATTCTGAAGCACTAGGATTTGGCTGTGCAGTTCTTAGCGGTTGTCACTTGTACTTATTTGGTGGAAGGGATCCTCTGAAGGGATCTATGAGACGCGTCATTTTCTATAATGCCCGAACAAATAAATGGCATAGGGCACCAGATATGCTGCGGAAACGTCATCTGTTTGGCTCATGTGTAATAAATAATTGTCTTTATGTGGCTGGTGGTGAATGCGAAGGAATTCAAAGAACTCTTAGGTCTGCTGAAGTTTATGATCCAAATCGGAGTAGGTGGAACTTTATCTCAGAGATGAGCACAGCGATGGTGCCCTTTATTGGCGTTGTTCATAATGGAACATGGTTTCTGAAGGGACTTGGGTCGCGTCGCAATGTCATGTGCGAAGCATATTCCCCTGAAACCGATGCCTGGACTCCAGTTAGTAATGGGATGGTGAATGGCTGGCGTAATCCTAGCATCTCGCTTAATGGACAACTGTATGCACTTGATTGCCAGGATGGGTGCAAGCTCACAGTATATGACACTGCAACAGATTCATGGAAAAAGTTTATTGACAGCAAGCTTCATTTGGGTAGCTCCCGTGCTCTCGATGCTGCTGCACTTGTTTCCCTCAATGGAAAGTTATGCATCATCCGCAACAATATGAGCATCAGTCTAGTCGATGTTTCTAGTCCAAACAGGCAAGTGGAAACAAATCCTCACCTATGGGAAAATATTGCCGGAGAGGGTCACATCAGGACATTAGTTAGAAATTTATGGTCAACTATAGCAGGGCGTGGTGGTTTGAAGAGTCACATTGTTCATTGTCAAGTGCTTCAAGCGTGA